In a genomic window of Nostoc sp. UHCC 0870:
- a CDS encoding AAA family ATPase produces MSAISNYSQPLTPNSPLFTHNSAPAKRRATANSTHNSALTTQHSSLILLIGLPGSGKSTLAKQLIAECPLMQLISTDAIRGQLFGSEAIQGSWLLIWREIERQLQQAISTDKTVIFDATNAQRRHRREIITLVRDIGFTHITGVWVKTPVWLCLARNKKRDRKVPEEIILRMHRQLRDAPPSQEEGLDELVISH; encoded by the coding sequence ATGAGTGCAATTTCTAATTACTCTCAACCCCTGACTCCTAACTCACCACTCTTTACTCACAACTCAGCACCGGCTAAACGCCGCGCTACCGCTAACAGCACTCACAACTCAGCACTCACAACTCAGCACTCATCACTCATCTTACTGATTGGTCTTCCTGGTAGCGGTAAGTCAACGTTGGCAAAGCAATTAATAGCAGAATGCCCCCTGATGCAGCTAATTTCTACAGATGCCATCAGGGGGCAATTATTTGGCTCAGAGGCAATTCAAGGGTCTTGGCTGCTGATTTGGCGGGAAATTGAACGACAATTACAGCAGGCTATCTCTACAGATAAAACAGTAATTTTTGACGCTACCAATGCTCAACGCCGCCATCGTCGGGAAATTATTACTCTAGTCCGTGACATAGGTTTTACTCACATTACAGGGGTGTGGGTGAAAACTCCTGTTTGGCTATGTTTGGCAAGAAATAAAAAACGCGATCGCAAAGTCCCAGAAGAAATTATCCTACGAATGCACCGCCAACTCCGCGATGCACCCCCCAGCCAAGAAGAAGGACTAGATGAATTAGTCATTAGTCATTAG
- a CDS encoding clan AA aspartic protease, protein MIAGTVNVDFEAIITISLCSSSGTVYTQDAIIDTGFNGWLSLPPDLIAKLNLRWKRRGRAILGDGSECIFNVYEAIVIWDGSYLTIPIDEADSEPLVGMSLMEGYQLMVQVFEGGNVEIQKVRSV, encoded by the coding sequence ATGATCGCTGGAACTGTCAACGTAGATTTTGAGGCGATTATTACCATTTCACTCTGTAGCTCCAGTGGAACTGTTTATACACAAGATGCGATTATAGATACTGGTTTTAATGGTTGGCTCTCACTGCCTCCAGACTTAATCGCTAAATTGAATCTAAGATGGAAAAGACGAGGACGCGCCATTCTCGGAGATGGTAGTGAGTGTATTTTTAATGTGTACGAAGCTATTGTCATTTGGGATGGAAGTTACCTGACAATTCCAATTGACGAAGCCGATTCAGAGCCTCTTGTTGGTATGTCATTGATGGAAGGTTATCAACTTATGGTTCAAGTCTTTGAAGGAGGAAACGTAGAGATCCAAAAAGTAAGAAGTGTCTAA
- a CDS encoding peroxiredoxin, which yields MSITYGTEGSLRVGQQAPDFAATAVVDQEFKTIKLSDLRGKYVVLFFYPLDFTFVCPTEITAFSDRYEEFSKLNTEILGVSVDSEFSHLAWIQTDRKSGGVGDLNYPLVSDIKKEVSTAYNVLDPAAGIALRGLFIIDKDGVIQHATINNLAFGRSVEETLRTLQAIQYVQSHPDEVCPAGWQPGDKTMNPDPVKSKVYFSAV from the coding sequence ATGTCCATCACTTACGGAACAGAAGGAAGCCTCCGCGTTGGTCAACAAGCTCCCGATTTTGCAGCAACAGCTGTGGTGGATCAGGAATTTAAGACAATCAAACTTTCCGACTTGAGGGGTAAGTATGTTGTTTTGTTCTTCTACCCCCTAGACTTTACCTTTGTTTGCCCCACTGAGATTACAGCATTTAGCGATCGCTACGAAGAATTTAGTAAACTTAACACTGAAATTCTCGGTGTTTCCGTTGATAGTGAATTCTCTCACCTAGCTTGGATTCAAACCGATCGCAAGTCTGGCGGTGTTGGCGACCTCAACTATCCCCTAGTTTCCGACATCAAAAAAGAAGTTAGTACCGCTTATAACGTTCTCGACCCAGCCGCAGGTATTGCTTTGCGCGGTTTGTTCATCATCGATAAAGATGGTGTCATCCAGCACGCTACCATTAACAACCTAGCTTTTGGTCGTAGCGTTGAAGAAACTCTACGGACATTGCAAGCGATTCAGTATGTTCAATCTCACCCAGATGAAGTTTGCCCTGCTGGTTGGCAACCTGGTGACAAAACCATGAATCCTGACCCAGTGAAGTCGAAAGTTTACTTCTCTGCTGTCTAG
- a CDS encoding heavy metal translocating P-type ATPase has protein sequence MDNATLKLRGMSCAACAKNIEDAIVAIPGVGECSVNFGAEQATIKYDAKKTDLQTIQNAVSAAGYSAYPLQEETLMTGEDDEDKRHRQQELRDLQQKLIVGGIISIVLFIGSLPMMTGLHLPFIPAWLHNPWLQLILTTPVQFWCGQKFYLNAWKAFKRHNATMDTLIALGTSAAYFYSLFPTIFPGFFISQGLMADVYYETAVIVITLILLGRLFEHRAKSQTSEAIRKLIGLQPKTARLIRNGQEIDVPIAQVQIGDVVLVRPGEKIPVDGEVINGASTVDEAMVTGESLPVKKQSGDEVIGATINKTGSFQFRATRVGKDTVLAQIVQLVQQAQGSKAPIQRLADQVTGWFVPAVMAIALLTFIIWFNSTGNITLALMTTVGVLIIACPCALGLATPTSVMVGTGKGAENGILIKGAESLELAHKTKIIVLDKTGTITEGKPTVTDFLTVNGTANSNEIKLLQLAAAVERNSEHPLAEAVVRYAQSQEVKLAEVRDFAAVAGSGVQGIVNDNLVQIGTQRWMEELAINTQALQQDKERLEYLGKTAFWLAVNGEMQALMGIADAIKPTSVQAVQALEKLGLEVIMLTGDNPRTAESIAREVGIKRVLAEVRPEQKAEVVKLLQFEKRGSREQGVGSKGAGEQGSRGKNSTQHSIVAMVGDGINDAPALAQADVGIAIGTGTDVAIAASDITLISGDLQGIVTAIQLSRATIHNIRQNLFFAFIYNVAGIPIAAGILFPIFGWLLNPIIAGAAMAFSSVSVVTNALRLRKFQPKAIL, from the coding sequence ATGGATAATGCCACATTGAAACTGCGCGGGATGAGTTGCGCGGCTTGTGCCAAAAATATTGAAGATGCTATTGTTGCTATTCCTGGGGTTGGGGAATGTAGCGTTAACTTTGGGGCAGAACAGGCAACAATTAAATATGATGCCAAAAAGACGGATTTACAAACTATCCAAAATGCGGTGAGTGCAGCCGGTTACTCTGCTTATCCATTGCAGGAAGAAACCTTGATGACAGGGGAAGATGATGAGGACAAGAGACATCGCCAGCAGGAGTTACGGGATTTACAGCAAAAGTTGATAGTAGGGGGAATTATTAGTATTGTGCTGTTCATTGGTTCATTACCAATGATGACAGGCTTACACCTACCTTTCATTCCCGCATGGCTGCATAACCCTTGGCTGCAATTAATCTTAACTACACCTGTACAGTTCTGGTGTGGTCAAAAATTCTATCTCAACGCCTGGAAAGCTTTCAAACGTCATAACGCCACAATGGATACATTGATAGCTTTAGGTACAAGTGCAGCATATTTTTATTCTCTCTTCCCTACGATATTTCCTGGTTTTTTCATCAGTCAGGGGTTGATGGCAGATGTATATTATGAAACTGCTGTAATTGTCATTACCTTAATCTTATTAGGACGGTTATTTGAGCATCGCGCCAAAAGTCAAACCTCAGAAGCCATCCGTAAATTAATTGGGTTGCAACCTAAAACAGCGCGGTTGATTCGCAATGGACAAGAAATAGATGTGCCAATTGCCCAAGTGCAGATTGGTGATGTGGTGCTAGTTCGTCCTGGGGAAAAGATTCCTGTGGATGGGGAAGTAATTAACGGTGCATCTACAGTTGATGAAGCGATGGTGACAGGGGAAAGTTTACCTGTGAAAAAGCAGTCAGGGGATGAGGTAATTGGCGCGACTATCAATAAAACTGGAAGTTTCCAATTTCGAGCTACACGGGTAGGTAAGGATACTGTACTGGCGCAGATTGTGCAGTTAGTGCAGCAAGCACAAGGTTCTAAAGCTCCTATTCAAAGACTAGCAGACCAAGTTACGGGTTGGTTTGTGCCGGCAGTGATGGCGATCGCTCTCCTTACCTTTATAATTTGGTTTAACAGCACTGGTAACATTACCTTGGCGTTGATGACTACAGTAGGGGTGTTAATTATCGCTTGTCCCTGTGCTTTGGGTTTAGCTACACCAACCTCTGTGATGGTGGGTACAGGTAAAGGTGCAGAAAACGGCATTTTAATTAAGGGTGCGGAAAGTTTAGAACTGGCACACAAAACCAAAATCATTGTTTTAGACAAAACAGGCACAATTACCGAGGGAAAACCCACAGTTACAGATTTTCTCACAGTTAACGGCACAGCTAACAGCAACGAAATTAAGCTATTACAACTAGCCGCAGCCGTAGAACGCAATTCTGAACACCCGCTAGCAGAGGCGGTTGTCAGATACGCCCAATCTCAGGAAGTCAAATTAGCAGAAGTCAGGGATTTTGCAGCAGTTGCAGGGAGTGGAGTTCAAGGTATTGTAAATGACAATCTTGTACAAATCGGTACACAACGCTGGATGGAAGAATTGGCAATTAACACCCAAGCTTTGCAACAAGATAAAGAACGTTTGGAATACCTTGGTAAAACTGCCTTTTGGCTAGCAGTAAACGGAGAAATGCAAGCATTGATGGGAATTGCTGATGCGATTAAACCTACTTCTGTTCAAGCTGTGCAAGCCTTAGAAAAACTTGGCTTAGAAGTCATAATGCTAACAGGCGACAACCCCCGCACAGCCGAAAGCATCGCCCGTGAAGTTGGTATCAAGCGCGTGTTAGCAGAAGTCCGTCCTGAGCAAAAGGCAGAGGTGGTTAAGTTGCTGCAATTTGAGAAGCGGGGGAGTAGGGAGCAGGGGGTAGGGAGCAAGGGAGCAGGGGAGCAGGGGAGCAGGGGAAAAAACAGCACTCAGCATTCAATTGTGGCGATGGTTGGGGATGGGATAAATGATGCGCCTGCTTTAGCTCAAGCTGATGTGGGTATTGCAATTGGGACTGGTACAGATGTTGCGATCGCTGCTAGTGACATTACTCTAATCTCTGGTGATTTGCAAGGTATTGTTACAGCTATTCAACTCAGCCGCGCCACAATACACAACATTCGACAAAACCTATTTTTCGCCTTTATTTACAACGTTGCGGGCATTCCTATTGCTGCTGGGATTCTCTTTCCTATTTTCGGGTGGTTACTTAACCCCATCATTGCTGGTGCAGCAATGGCATTTAGCTCGGTGTCAGTAGTGACTAATGCCCTACGTCTGCGTAAATTTCAGCCTAAAGCAATTTTATAG
- a CDS encoding DnaJ C-terminal domain-containing protein: protein MAATDFKDYYTILGVSKTASQEDIKQAFRKLARKYHPDVNPGNKQAEASFKEVNEAYEVLSDVDKRKKYDQFGQYWRQVGEGGFPGGGAGVDMGGFDFSQYGNFDEFINELLGRFGGGAPRGGQQSYSYGTPGGRPGSGYGGFGDFGFQDVSAGGAQDTEAAITLTFAEAFAGSQKRFSLGNETLDVRIPPGAKPGNRLRVRGKGQFNPMTQQRGDLYLKVELQPHSFFQIEGDHLVCEVAITPDEAALGASIDVPTPDGSVNVKLPAGVRSGQSLRLRGKGWPLAKGGRGDQLVKVAIVPPKDMSQQEREYYEKIRAIRTYDPRSHLQQVKL, encoded by the coding sequence ATGGCTGCAACCGACTTCAAAGACTATTACACGATTTTGGGAGTTAGTAAAACTGCCAGTCAAGAAGACATTAAACAAGCTTTTCGTAAACTAGCCCGCAAGTATCACCCTGATGTTAATCCAGGTAACAAGCAGGCAGAAGCAAGCTTTAAAGAAGTTAACGAAGCTTACGAAGTTTTGTCAGATGTAGACAAACGCAAAAAATACGACCAATTTGGTCAATATTGGCGACAAGTTGGTGAAGGTGGCTTCCCTGGCGGCGGTGCTGGTGTCGATATGGGTGGCTTTGACTTCAGTCAATACGGCAATTTTGATGAGTTTATCAATGAATTACTAGGACGCTTTGGTGGTGGTGCGCCTCGCGGTGGACAACAAAGCTATTCTTATGGAACTCCTGGGGGTAGACCTGGGAGCGGTTATGGTGGCTTTGGTGACTTTGGTTTTCAAGATGTCAGTGCAGGTGGCGCACAAGATACAGAAGCTGCTATTACTTTAACTTTTGCAGAAGCTTTTGCCGGTTCTCAAAAGCGTTTTAGCTTAGGTAACGAAACATTAGATGTGCGTATCCCACCTGGTGCAAAACCCGGTAATCGCCTGCGGGTGAGGGGTAAAGGTCAATTTAACCCCATGACTCAACAACGGGGGGATTTATATTTAAAGGTAGAATTACAACCGCATTCATTCTTCCAGATTGAAGGCGATCATCTTGTCTGCGAAGTGGCGATTACTCCCGATGAAGCTGCTTTAGGCGCATCAATTGATGTACCTACACCCGATGGTAGTGTGAATGTGAAGTTACCTGCTGGTGTGCGTTCTGGTCAATCCTTGCGTTTACGGGGTAAAGGCTGGCCTCTCGCTAAGGGTGGACGTGGTGATCAGTTGGTGAAGGTGGCGATCGTTCCACCGAAAGACATGAGCCAGCAAGAACGGGAATACTATGAAAAAATCCGGGCTATTCGCACCTACGATCCTCGGAGTCATTTACAACAGGTCAAACTTTAA
- a CDS encoding amylo-alpha-1,6-glucosidase: MVDLDTREWLLTNGLGSFASGTVADVRTRTYHGWLFAATNPPAGRTLLFSHLEASLEVARKVVALGTNIWGTGNIEPTGYKLLHSFDINPVPKWIWGKNDWQISRQLVMPHGMEKGQRSRGAGEQGSRGELTAIPPSVPMSHRLLIQYRYEGRETAVLRLRLLVADRDFHGQQTGSSDLQFSQLLGHQQVCVQAITSGRFGTPWQLRWTQGEYRSDPLWYWNYEFPEETQRGLCDREDLFSPGYLSVTLKPGDAVTLEAQMGFPQQSPNLLTPDTFTEAVAAEQERLSQIFGWDLGTRGLGTGDTSTSSVHRWGLGTGNINNAQSPIWRQLLKASDQFIVYRASIAGPTVIAGYHWFNDWGRDTLIALPGLTLVPGRFNLAKGLLQTFGRYCRHGLIPNAFPDMDSEPFYNSIDAALWWIETLGLYLEATQDWEFLAEQFPVVQQIHKAFIGGTRYNIQVDATDGLLGWDAPSVALTWMDALVEGQPVTPRPGKPVEINALWYSALCWMSQWGERLSQLEVGDSVRLANQGKRYAQQAQQVKASLQKFWNPQLGYLYDTIDFDDRRNTQVRPNAVLAMSLHHCGFSESQGRQVLDLATYRLLTPYGLRSLDPADRQYIGKCVGNSETRDRAYHQGTVWTWLIGPFIRAWQRFLPEQPLPFSWQPLLDHLFNDACIGSISEIFDGDQPHQPRGAVAQAWSIAEVIRHIDER, encoded by the coding sequence ATGGTTGATTTAGATACAAGAGAATGGTTATTGACTAATGGCTTGGGTAGTTTTGCCAGTGGGACTGTTGCTGATGTCCGCACGCGGACTTATCATGGTTGGCTATTTGCTGCCACAAATCCACCTGCTGGGCGCACCCTATTGTTTTCGCACCTAGAAGCTAGCTTAGAAGTAGCAAGAAAAGTTGTGGCACTGGGGACAAATATCTGGGGTACAGGTAATATCGAGCCAACTGGCTACAAACTACTGCACTCTTTCGATATTAACCCAGTTCCCAAATGGATTTGGGGTAAAAATGACTGGCAAATAAGCAGGCAATTGGTGATGCCTCATGGGATGGAGAAGGGGCAGAGGAGCAGGGGAGCAGGGGAGCAGGGGAGCAGGGGAGAATTAACCGCTATTCCTCCTTCTGTCCCCATGAGCCATCGCTTGTTAATTCAATATCGTTACGAAGGTAGAGAAACTGCGGTTTTAAGGCTGCGATTACTAGTAGCCGATCGCGATTTTCATGGTCAACAAACTGGTAGTTCAGACTTACAGTTTTCCCAATTGCTTGGCCATCAACAAGTTTGTGTACAAGCCATCACGTCTGGACGCTTTGGTACACCTTGGCAATTGCGTTGGACACAAGGAGAATATCGATCAGATCCTTTGTGGTACTGGAATTACGAATTTCCAGAGGAAACACAACGGGGATTATGCGATCGCGAAGACCTTTTCAGTCCCGGTTATTTATCAGTCACTCTCAAGCCAGGAGATGCAGTAACTTTAGAAGCCCAGATGGGTTTTCCTCAACAATCGCCGAACCTTCTAACTCCCGATACATTTACAGAAGCTGTAGCAGCAGAACAAGAACGACTATCTCAGATTTTTGGGTGGGATTTAGGGACTAGGGGACTGGGGACTGGGGACACTTCGACAAGCTCAGTGCATCGCTGGGGACTGGGGACTGGCAATATTAATAATGCTCAATCCCCAATCTGGCGACAATTATTAAAAGCTAGCGATCAATTTATTGTTTATCGAGCTTCTATTGCTGGCCCTACGGTGATTGCTGGTTATCACTGGTTTAATGATTGGGGAAGAGATACCTTGATTGCTTTACCTGGGTTGACTTTAGTACCTGGACGTTTTAATTTAGCTAAAGGTCTCCTGCAAACTTTTGGGCGTTACTGTCGTCATGGTCTAATCCCTAATGCCTTCCCAGATATGGACAGTGAGCCGTTCTACAACAGCATTGATGCGGCTTTGTGGTGGATTGAAACTTTAGGACTTTACTTAGAAGCGACTCAAGATTGGGAATTTTTAGCTGAACAGTTCCCAGTCGTACAGCAAATCCATAAAGCATTTATCGGTGGTACACGCTATAACATCCAGGTAGACGCAACTGATGGACTGCTGGGTTGGGATGCGCCGAGTGTCGCCCTAACTTGGATGGATGCTTTAGTGGAGGGACAACCTGTAACGCCTCGTCCCGGTAAACCTGTAGAAATTAATGCTCTCTGGTATTCTGCTTTATGTTGGATGAGTCAATGGGGAGAACGTTTAAGTCAGCTAGAAGTTGGTGATTCTGTACGTTTAGCTAATCAAGGAAAGCGTTATGCACAACAAGCACAACAGGTAAAAGCTTCTCTACAAAAATTCTGGAATCCCCAGTTGGGTTATTTGTATGACACCATTGATTTTGACGATCGCCGCAATACTCAAGTTCGCCCCAATGCAGTTTTAGCAATGTCTTTACATCATTGCGGTTTTTCTGAATCCCAAGGTCGTCAGGTCTTAGATTTAGCTACCTATCGCTTGCTAACTCCCTATGGTCTTCGCTCTCTTGACCCAGCAGATCGACAATATATTGGTAAATGTGTAGGTAATAGTGAAACACGCGATCGCGCTTACCACCAAGGTACTGTTTGGACTTGGTTAATTGGCCCCTTTATCCGTGCTTGGCAGCGTTTTTTACCAGAACAACCACTACCTTTCAGTTGGCAACCTTTGTTAGATCACTTGTTTAATGATGCTTGTATTGGTTCAATTTCTGAAATTTTTGATGGCGATCAACCTCACCAACCCAGAGGCGCAGTAGCACAAGCTTGGTCTATTGCTGAAGTTATTCGCCACATAGATGAGCGATGA
- a CDS encoding peroxiredoxin family protein: MLTSTDFSGLFNERFFRNFLPIPASNELRLEIGTPDFQLPDITNGTLVKLSDYRGKQPVLLAFTRIFTEKQYCPFCFPHIKALNENYEEFKQRNIEILLITSTDEKQSQIVVRDLGLKMPLLSDPSCRIFRTYRVGQALGAPLPAQFVLDKDGKLRYKHLFSFLDHNASIETLLDIFNQS, from the coding sequence ATGTTAACTTCAACAGATTTTAGCGGCTTGTTTAATGAACGGTTCTTCCGTAATTTTCTACCGATTCCAGCTAGCAATGAACTAAGGTTAGAGATAGGAACACCAGATTTTCAATTGCCAGATATTACCAACGGAACATTAGTTAAATTATCAGATTATCGAGGTAAACAGCCTGTTTTACTTGCCTTTACGCGAATTTTTACAGAAAAGCAATATTGCCCATTTTGCTTTCCTCATATCAAAGCCTTAAATGAAAACTACGAGGAATTTAAACAGCGTAATATAGAAATATTACTAATTACTAGTACCGATGAAAAACAAAGTCAAATAGTTGTCAGAGATTTAGGGTTAAAAATGCCATTACTGAGCGACCCTAGTTGTAGAATATTTCGTACCTATCGAGTAGGACAAGCCCTAGGTGCGCCTTTACCTGCCCAATTTGTATTAGATAAAGACGGAAAACTTCGCTACAAGCATTTATTTTCTTTCTTAGATCACAATGCTAGTATCGAAACTTTACTAGATATTTTTAATCAAAGCTAA
- a CDS encoding glucose-1-phosphate adenylyltransferase translates to MKKVLAIILGGGAGTRLYPLTKLRAKPAVPVAGKYRLIDIPVSNCINSEIFKIYVLTQFNSASLNRHIARTYNFSGFSEGFVEVLAAQQTPENPNWFQGTADAVRQYLWMLQEWDVDEFLILSGDHLYRMDYRLFIQRHRETNADITLSVIPIDDRRASDFGLMKIDQSGRVIDFSEKPKGEELAQMRVDTTILGLTPEQAALQPYIASMGIYVFKKDVLIKLLKEALERTDFGKEIIPDAAKDHNVQAYLFDDYWEDIGTIEAFYDANLALTQQPLPPFSFYDEEAPIYTRARYLPPTKLLDCHVTESIVGEGCILKNCRIQHSVLGVRSRIESGCIIEESLLMGADFYQPSVERHCSLDKGDIPVGIGPDTIIRRAIIDKNARIGHDVKIINKDNVQEANRETQGFYIRSGIVVVLKNAIITDGTII, encoded by the coding sequence GTGAAAAAAGTATTAGCAATTATTCTTGGAGGTGGTGCAGGTACTCGCCTGTACCCGTTAACCAAACTACGTGCTAAACCAGCAGTACCAGTGGCAGGGAAGTACCGTTTAATAGATATCCCTGTCAGTAACTGCATAAATTCAGAAATTTTTAAAATATACGTCCTGACACAATTTAACTCAGCTTCCCTTAATCGTCACATCGCGCGTACATACAATTTTAGTGGCTTCAGTGAAGGGTTTGTGGAAGTGCTAGCCGCACAACAAACACCAGAAAACCCGAACTGGTTTCAAGGTACAGCCGATGCGGTGCGTCAGTATCTATGGATGCTACAAGAGTGGGATGTAGACGAATTTTTGATCTTGTCAGGAGATCACCTCTACAGGATGGATTATCGCTTATTCATCCAGCGTCATCGGGAAACGAACGCCGATATTACACTATCTGTAATTCCCATCGACGATCGCCGCGCCTCAGATTTCGGTTTAATGAAAATTGATCAGTCTGGGCGAGTGATTGATTTTAGCGAGAAACCAAAAGGCGAAGAATTAGCTCAAATGCGTGTCGATACCACTATTTTGGGATTGACCCCAGAACAAGCCGCATTACAGCCATACATCGCCTCGATGGGGATTTATGTATTTAAAAAAGATGTTTTGATCAAACTTTTGAAAGAAGCTTTAGAACGCACTGATTTTGGCAAGGAAATTATTCCTGATGCTGCAAAAGATCACAATGTTCAGGCTTATTTATTTGACGACTACTGGGAAGACATTGGGACAATTGAAGCTTTTTACGATGCTAATTTAGCCCTGACACAGCAACCATTACCGCCGTTTAGCTTTTACGATGAAGAAGCCCCAATCTACACCCGCGCTCGTTACTTACCACCAACCAAACTATTAGACTGTCATGTCACAGAATCAATAGTTGGTGAAGGCTGCATTTTGAAAAACTGCCGCATTCAACACTCAGTTTTGGGAGTGCGATCGCGGATTGAATCTGGCTGTATCATCGAAGAATCTCTACTCATGGGTGCTGACTTCTATCAACCTTCTGTAGAACGTCATTGCAGTCTAGATAAAGGCGATATCCCGGTAGGTATCGGTCCAGATACAATTATCCGCCGTGCAATCATCGATAAAAACGCCCGCATCGGTCACGATGTCAAAATTATCAATAAAGACAACGTGCAAGAAGCAAACCGCGAAACCCAAGGATTCTACATCCGCAGTGGTATTGTAGTTGTCCTGAAAAATGCCATTATTACTGATGGAACAATTATCTAA
- a CDS encoding heavy metal-responsive transcriptional regulator, with translation MLVQEESKLIGLVAKESGVPIKTIRYYEELGLLTSSGRTEGGFRLFKADVLARLHFIKRAQSLGLTLSEIKEFLQVHDAGELPCEHIKTKLEDKVKDIEEQIQQLLILKQELEGLLSGWEIKPDNAHTTICPIIEKD, from the coding sequence ATGTTAGTCCAAGAAGAATCAAAACTGATTGGGTTAGTTGCCAAGGAAAGTGGCGTTCCGATTAAAACTATTCGTTACTATGAAGAACTCGGTTTACTTACATCATCAGGCAGAACTGAGGGTGGGTTTAGATTATTTAAAGCTGATGTTTTAGCGCGGTTACATTTTATTAAACGCGCTCAAAGTTTGGGTTTGACATTATCAGAAATTAAAGAATTTTTGCAAGTTCACGATGCAGGAGAATTACCTTGTGAACACATAAAAACTAAGTTGGAAGATAAAGTCAAAGACATTGAAGAACAAATTCAACAATTACTAATTCTCAAACAAGAGTTAGAAGGACTACTTTCAGGTTGGGAAATCAAACCTGATAATGCTCACACTACAATTTGTCCCATCATTGAAAAAGATTGA